A DNA window from Primulina tabacum isolate GXHZ01 chromosome 12, ASM2559414v2, whole genome shotgun sequence contains the following coding sequences:
- the LOC142520195 gene encoding uncharacterized protein LOC142520195 produces the protein MARFFDQHVGNGAMVRPEAAYERLRRMDPEDFHGTTDPFVAEGCIRYLEVIFRYMEMADAYRVRYTIYLLKGDASLWWEGEERGVNMVTLTSDDFKRVFYDKYFTSDVRSRLKREFMSLRQGEWSFAECVKKFDRDCYFVPLIANDAAEKLRHFLDGLRLTIRRDVMLGDPTGYTTDVAKAFRAENSLKD, from the coding sequence ATGGCCCGTTTTTTTGATCAACATGTGGGAAATGGTGCGATGGTTAGACCAGAGGCTGCTTATGAGCGATTGAGGAGGATGGACCCCGAGGATTTTcatggcactactgatccatttgTTGCTGAGGGATGTATTAGATATTTAGAGGTGATCTTTCGCTACATGGAGATGGCAGACGCTTACCGAGTTCGATATACCATCTATCTGCTGAAGGGCGACGCTTCCTTGTGGTGGGAGGGGGAGGAGCGAGGAGTGAATATGGTGACTTTGACTTCGGATGATTTCAAGAGggtgttctatgacaagtacttcacaTCAGATGTCCGTTCTAGGCtgaagagagagtttatgagtctccgtcagGGGGAATGGTCTTTTGCCGAGtgtgtgaagaagtttgatagggacTGTTACTTTGTTCCCTTGATTGCCAATGATGCTGCTGAGAAATTACGACACTTTCTAGATGGTTTGAGGTTGACTATTCGACGTGATGTGATGCTTGGCGATCCCACTGGTTATACTACTGATGTTGCCAAAGCTTTTAGAGCCGAGAATTCACTTAAAGATTGA